In Rahnella variigena, one DNA window encodes the following:
- a CDS encoding winged helix-turn-helix domain-containing protein — MLINSVFARRLYLCWLIENEQKPNVPKLMEITGWPRRTLQDVLKALPGMGVGLEFVQQGVRNNDGYYQLSSWGPLDPQWIERHSEQLLAAIEHG; from the coding sequence TTGCTAATAAATTCCGTCTTTGCCCGTCGTTTATATCTTTGCTGGTTGATCGAGAATGAACAAAAACCGAATGTGCCAAAGCTGATGGAAATCACCGGCTGGCCACGGCGCACTTTGCAGGATGTGCTGAAAGCTCTGCCCGGAATGGGCGTCGGGCTGGAGTTTGTACAGCAGGGCGTGCGCAACAATGACGGTTATTATCAGCTCTCGAGCTGGGGGCCGTTAGATCCCCAATGGATTGAACGTCATAGCGAGCAACTTCTGGCCGCGATTGAGCACGGTTGA
- the nudK gene encoding GDP-mannose pyrophosphatase NudK, with amino-acid sequence MSSHDKSSRIENVRNQLLSDNWYVLRKYTYDLIKRNGERQPQSREVYDRGNGATILLYNRPKKTVLLIKQFRMPTYVNGNPTGMLLETCAGLLDNDSPEDCIRKEAIEETGFAVGKVDKLFEAYMSPGSVTEIVHFFAAEYDESQRQNAGGGVEDEDIDVLEVPFTDALAMIKDGRIKDGKTIMLLQHAQIQGWLA; translated from the coding sequence ATGTCATCTCATGACAAGTCATCCAGAATCGAAAACGTCCGGAACCAGTTACTCTCTGATAACTGGTATGTTCTTCGCAAATACACCTACGACTTAATCAAGCGCAATGGCGAACGCCAGCCGCAGTCCCGCGAAGTGTATGACCGGGGAAATGGGGCGACAATCCTGCTTTATAACCGGCCTAAAAAAACCGTCCTGCTGATCAAACAGTTTCGTATGCCGACCTATGTCAATGGCAATCCGACCGGTATGCTGCTGGAAACCTGCGCCGGTTTACTCGACAACGATTCGCCTGAAGACTGCATCCGTAAAGAAGCGATTGAAGAAACCGGTTTTGCGGTGGGCAAGGTAGATAAACTGTTTGAAGCCTATATGTCGCCGGGAAGTGTGACGGAGATTGTTCACTTTTTTGCCGCAGAATACGATGAGTCGCAGCGTCAGAACGCCGGTGGCGGTGTGGAAGATGAAGATATCGATGTGCTCGAAGTGCCGTTCACCGACGCACTGGCGATGATCAAAGATGGCCGCATTAAAGACGGCAAAACCATTATGCTGTTACAACATGCGCAAATTCAGGGCTGGCTGGCATAA
- a CDS encoding DUF3298 domain-containing protein gives MKLWIWLIAVFSLPALAEEPPVVYSGTLGKTSIVLELDLNKPDEVTGRYFYQKYHLDLPLNGALDGQELKLQEGLDDFDDTPRPELTLTKDENGGWQGNWTNPQGKTLPVKLQPVQMPAAATDDGYLSALIHTDPYEYLRLSALQLKAGKNENFMGYQLQWWTEPQSKISFFEIVSGYPETEMQAINQKLRTRLWQEVSGWHACMLGASRFGQGEYQQTVTPEYLSDEIVSVSVFTSYDCGGAHPDFGESPVNLNAKTAETLTLEDVVWVGEGAPFHYLNAEDRTLTGKNDVDFDTFADYRDKKWAPWLVKQLTAAYPEQMKKPTEESDDDCDYSDTSVWQFPAWYFTKKGLYFDPTFARVLRSCEGPEWSVLPWSAMKSHAGSVAISQEH, from the coding sequence ATGAAGTTATGGATTTGGCTGATAGCCGTGTTTTCACTGCCTGCGCTGGCTGAAGAGCCGCCGGTGGTGTACTCCGGCACGCTGGGTAAAACCAGCATTGTGCTCGAACTGGATTTAAATAAACCAGACGAAGTCACTGGCCGGTATTTCTATCAGAAATATCATTTAGATTTACCCCTCAACGGTGCGCTGGATGGTCAGGAACTGAAACTTCAGGAAGGTCTGGACGATTTTGACGATACCCCGCGTCCTGAGCTGACCCTGACGAAAGATGAGAATGGCGGCTGGCAAGGCAACTGGACCAATCCGCAAGGAAAAACATTGCCGGTGAAGCTGCAACCGGTGCAAATGCCCGCAGCAGCCACGGACGACGGCTACCTGAGCGCGCTTATTCATACCGATCCTTACGAGTATCTGCGGTTATCTGCGCTGCAACTCAAAGCGGGTAAAAACGAGAATTTCATGGGCTACCAGCTGCAATGGTGGACGGAGCCGCAGTCGAAAATCAGCTTCTTTGAAATTGTGTCAGGCTATCCGGAAACGGAAATGCAGGCGATTAACCAGAAATTGCGTACCCGCTTGTGGCAGGAAGTCAGCGGCTGGCATGCCTGTATGCTGGGCGCGAGCCGGTTTGGTCAGGGTGAATATCAGCAGACCGTCACACCGGAATACCTGAGTGATGAAATCGTCAGTGTCAGCGTGTTTACCTCGTATGATTGTGGCGGTGCGCATCCTGATTTCGGCGAATCGCCGGTCAACCTCAATGCCAAAACCGCAGAAACACTGACGCTGGAAGATGTGGTATGGGTTGGCGAAGGCGCGCCTTTCCATTATCTGAATGCGGAAGACCGTACCCTGACGGGCAAAAATGACGTGGATTTTGATACGTTTGCGGATTATCGCGATAAGAAATGGGCGCCGTGGCTGGTGAAGCAGCTGACGGCGGCGTATCCGGAGCAAATGAAAAAGCCGACCGAAGAAAGTGATGATGATTGTGATTACTCGGATACTTCTGTCTGGCAATTCCCGGCGTGGTATTTCACGAAGAAAGGACTGTATTTTGACCCGACGTTCGCCCGCGTTTTACGTTCGTGCGAGGGCCCTGAATGGTCGGTTCTGCCGTGGTCTGCGATGAAAAGTCATGCGGGTAGCGTCGCTATCAGTCAGGAACACTAA
- a CDS encoding DUF1176 domain-containing protein, whose translation MCRWITAPLCLLGTLLAFSTQAEPLQAIYSDWQVSCDNLNHCVARNSQDGQELVMKISREAGPEGKSSVSIDYQRNSDEQSADAPVAGRLQMNGKTLSFNHREWDVSKKHLSTNNRLVVNDFIAAIREGSAISLAGKADPAQPVPPVISLKGIKAALLAIDAQQGRVGTKTAWANRGTKPVNTVPPIPAAPVLPHFSEPQALTESEISAITQNAATTIENNDCSLDPSEREVHIFALSSDKALMTVNCDMGAYNLFALGFLVNRQAPYKMDDLALNMPFKLGEDEESPELINADFDPKTGTLSTYDKGRGIGDCGVSSRWIFDGKAFRLAAFASEPSCDGYSSGGEWPVLWVTQP comes from the coding sequence ATGTGCAGATGGATAACCGCCCCTTTATGCCTGCTGGGCACCCTGCTGGCTTTTAGCACGCAGGCTGAGCCGTTACAGGCCATTTATAGCGACTGGCAGGTCAGTTGTGACAACCTTAACCACTGTGTCGCGCGCAATTCTCAGGACGGCCAGGAACTGGTGATGAAAATCAGTCGTGAAGCCGGACCGGAAGGAAAATCCTCCGTCAGCATTGATTATCAGCGTAACAGCGATGAACAAAGTGCAGATGCGCCGGTTGCCGGACGCCTGCAAATGAACGGCAAAACCCTGAGCTTTAATCACCGTGAATGGGATGTCAGTAAAAAACATCTTTCCACAAATAATCGTCTGGTAGTGAATGATTTTATCGCCGCCATTCGCGAAGGCAGCGCAATTTCGCTGGCGGGTAAAGCGGATCCGGCACAACCGGTGCCTCCGGTGATTTCCCTGAAAGGCATAAAAGCCGCATTACTGGCGATCGATGCCCAGCAGGGGCGCGTCGGTACTAAAACGGCGTGGGCTAACCGCGGCACAAAACCGGTAAATACCGTACCGCCGATCCCGGCCGCGCCGGTTCTGCCGCATTTCAGTGAACCGCAGGCGTTAACCGAATCTGAAATCTCAGCCATCACGCAAAACGCGGCGACCACGATTGAGAATAACGATTGCAGCCTGGATCCTTCTGAACGTGAAGTGCATATTTTTGCCTTGAGCAGCGACAAGGCCCTGATGACCGTCAATTGCGATATGGGTGCGTATAACCTCTTCGCACTGGGTTTTCTGGTGAACCGGCAGGCGCCTTATAAGATGGACGATCTGGCGCTGAATATGCCGTTTAAACTGGGCGAGGATGAGGAGTCACCTGAGCTGATCAATGCGGATTTCGATCCTAAAACCGGCACGCTTTCGACCTATGACAAAGGGCGGGGTATCGGGGATTGTGGTGTTTCATCGCGCTGGATATTTGATGGTAAAGCGTTCCGGCTGGCGGCGTTTGCTTCTGAACCCAGCTGCGACGGGTACAGCAGCGGCGGAGAATGGCCGGTACTTTGGGTGACTCAACCGTAA
- the ybcJ gene encoding ribosome-associated protein YbcJ: METFFLEKHPHVELCDLLKFMGWCDSGGTAKAVIAEGQVMVNGKVETRKRCKIVADMNVEFASNKVVVKASE; the protein is encoded by the coding sequence ATGGAAACTTTCTTTCTCGAAAAACACCCGCACGTAGAACTGTGCGATCTGCTCAAATTTATGGGCTGGTGTGACAGCGGCGGTACTGCGAAAGCAGTGATTGCTGAAGGCCAGGTTATGGTCAACGGCAAAGTCGAAACCCGTAAGCGCTGCAAAATCGTTGCTGATATGAACGTTGAGTTCGCCAGCAACAAAGTCGTGGTGAAAGCGTCCGAATAA
- the folD gene encoding bifunctional methylenetetrahydrofolate dehydrogenase/methenyltetrahydrofolate cyclohydrolase FolD produces MAAKIIDGKTIAQQVRSEVAARVQQRLAEGKRAPGLAVVLVGENPASQIYVASKRRSCEEVGFISRSYDLPATTTEGELLDLIEKLNNDSEIDGILVQLPLPAGIDNIKVLERIHPDKDVDGFHPYNVGRLCQRAPTLRPCTPRGIVTLLERYGIDTFGLNAVVIGASNIVGRPMSMELLLAGCTTTVTHRFTKNLRHHVENADLVVVAVGKPGFIPGEWIKPGAIVIDVGINRLESGKVVGDVEYDAAAERASFITPVPGGVGPMTVATLIQNTLQACEEYHDISASKP; encoded by the coding sequence ATGGCAGCAAAGATTATTGACGGTAAAACGATTGCGCAGCAAGTCAGAAGCGAAGTTGCGGCGCGTGTTCAACAACGACTGGCCGAAGGAAAACGTGCGCCGGGTCTGGCTGTGGTGCTGGTAGGTGAAAACCCGGCCTCGCAGATTTATGTCGCCAGCAAGCGCCGTTCGTGTGAAGAGGTCGGGTTCATCTCTCGGTCTTACGATTTGCCTGCAACCACTACCGAAGGCGAATTGCTGGATCTGATTGAAAAGCTCAATAATGACAGCGAAATCGACGGTATTCTGGTGCAGCTTCCTCTGCCCGCCGGTATCGATAACATTAAAGTGCTGGAACGCATTCATCCGGACAAAGACGTCGACGGTTTCCATCCGTATAACGTCGGCCGTCTGTGCCAGCGTGCGCCAACGCTGCGCCCTTGTACGCCGCGTGGCATCGTGACGCTGCTCGAGCGTTACGGTATCGATACCTTCGGTCTGAACGCGGTGGTGATCGGCGCTTCCAACATTGTTGGCCGTCCGATGAGCATGGAATTACTGCTGGCCGGTTGCACCACCACCGTTACGCACCGTTTCACCAAAAATTTGCGACATCATGTTGAGAATGCCGATCTGGTGGTGGTTGCGGTCGGTAAACCAGGCTTTATTCCCGGCGAATGGATTAAACCGGGCGCGATTGTCATTGATGTCGGTATTAACCGCCTGGAAAGTGGTAAAGTTGTCGGCGATGTGGAATATGATGCCGCCGCCGAGCGCGCTTCCTTTATCACACCGGTGCCGGGCGGCGTTGGCCCGATGACGGTCGCGACGCTGATTCAGAATACCTTGCAGGCGTGCGAGGAATATCACGACATCAGCGCCAGTAAGCCTTAA
- a CDS encoding L-lactate dehydrogenase produces MTRKVGIIGAGHVGADVAFSLVTQGLCDVIVLLDENGPKAASQALELRDMASLTASRVQVIANDYSELRDADVLVIAVGPKTLLREDRLEELAETRAAVREVIPRVIASGFGGVILNITNPCDVITQIIQQTSGFPDTQVFGTGTSLDTARMKRVVGEFFGIDPKSVTGYVMGEHGESQFVAWSTVTLGGRPVAELAGDRDVDWAKMNDAVRGGGWEILQGKGWTSFGIATATARLVDAILSDAHSVWPVSAWDEELGVYIGQPAVIGKKGIVQTLQPELTAYEGVAYHASARVIAAALKSEK; encoded by the coding sequence ATGACACGCAAAGTGGGGATCATCGGTGCCGGTCATGTGGGCGCTGATGTTGCATTCTCTCTGGTCACGCAGGGGTTGTGTGACGTGATTGTCTTGCTCGATGAGAACGGACCTAAAGCGGCCAGTCAGGCGCTGGAGTTGCGTGATATGGCGTCGCTGACCGCTTCACGCGTGCAGGTCATCGCCAACGATTACAGCGAACTGCGTGATGCCGACGTTTTAGTCATCGCAGTCGGCCCGAAAACCTTACTGCGTGAAGATCGTCTGGAAGAACTCGCGGAGACCCGCGCCGCCGTGCGTGAAGTTATCCCGCGCGTGATTGCCAGCGGTTTCGGCGGCGTTATCCTGAACATCACTAACCCGTGCGATGTCATTACGCAAATTATTCAGCAGACCAGCGGCTTCCCGGACACGCAGGTGTTTGGCACCGGCACGTCACTGGATACCGCGCGCATGAAACGCGTGGTCGGCGAGTTCTTTGGCATCGATCCGAAAAGCGTGACCGGCTATGTCATGGGGGAACACGGCGAATCGCAGTTTGTCGCCTGGAGCACCGTGACACTCGGCGGCCGTCCGGTGGCGGAACTGGCGGGCGATCGTGACGTCGACTGGGCAAAAATGAACGATGCCGTGCGCGGCGGTGGCTGGGAAATCCTGCAAGGGAAGGGCTGGACCAGTTTTGGTATCGCGACAGCAACGGCGCGACTGGTGGATGCGATTTTGTCCGATGCGCACAGCGTCTGGCCGGTTTCGGCCTGGGACGAAGAACTGGGTGTTTATATCGGCCAGCCCGCGGTCATCGGCAAAAAAGGTATTGTGCAAACGCTGCAACCGGAACTGACTGCTTACGAAGGTGTGGCGTATCACGCTTCCGCCCGTGTTATCGCGGCAGCGCTGAAATCTGAAAAATAG
- a CDS encoding DUF1294 domain-containing protein, whose product MNFKYLSYLLLIAAAAGSACFPHPFVMWFLIVNLLTLVFYGVDKRAACHSTSRVPEFTLLLLGFAGGWIGAIFGQQLFRHKTKKQPFKTWFAISVIVNLVVVAGVSWLMKDLFL is encoded by the coding sequence ATGAATTTCAAATATTTAAGCTATCTGTTGCTGATAGCCGCAGCGGCTGGCAGCGCCTGTTTCCCCCACCCTTTTGTGATGTGGTTCTTAATCGTCAATCTGCTGACGCTGGTCTTCTACGGTGTGGACAAACGAGCCGCCTGTCACTCGACGAGCAGAGTTCCTGAATTCACCTTGCTGCTGCTTGGTTTTGCCGGTGGCTGGATTGGAGCGATTTTTGGCCAGCAGCTTTTTCGACATAAAACGAAAAAACAGCCTTTTAAAACCTGGTTCGCCATCAGTGTGATAGTGAATCTGGTGGTTGTGGCAGGTGTGAGCTGGCTGATGAAAGATTTATTTCTTTGA
- a CDS encoding DNA-binding protein, with product MTGRIDYQIEKYHFSEAAESPRLIQQWKDVIAECQENKAGAAERLRIALLNVDYVTSFELPFRLLLTRAPQLIDSVRDELQLSQKNVLFNGKRFGCVYSLKMDLGGIPDEFQYRLTTRIRRIDATGTTEATYREIAQQTKVPRDRLRLALEAGLEVNPLDGLFWFGLQRIAADVLRLRKTGMAIATAEVEVFDTLTGTTRRIPAYRLKA from the coding sequence GTGACCGGACGCATTGATTACCAGATTGAAAAATACCATTTTTCTGAAGCGGCAGAATCCCCTCGCCTTATCCAGCAATGGAAAGATGTGATTGCCGAATGTCAGGAAAATAAGGCGGGCGCCGCAGAGCGCCTGCGTATCGCCCTGCTCAATGTGGACTATGTCACCAGCTTTGAGCTGCCTTTCCGGCTTTTGCTTACCCGCGCGCCCCAGCTCATTGACAGCGTGCGCGATGAATTGCAACTCAGTCAGAAAAATGTCCTGTTTAATGGCAAACGCTTCGGCTGCGTCTACAGTCTCAAAATGGATCTGGGCGGGATACCCGATGAGTTTCAATACCGTCTTACGACCCGTATCCGGCGCATCGATGCGACAGGAACAACGGAAGCCACTTACCGGGAAATCGCGCAACAAACCAAAGTGCCACGCGATCGTCTCCGGTTAGCACTGGAAGCCGGGCTGGAGGTCAATCCGCTGGACGGACTGTTCTGGTTCGGACTTCAGCGTATTGCGGCTGATGTTTTACGGCTGAGAAAAACGGGAATGGCGATAGCCACGGCTGAAGTCGAGGTATTTGATACGCTGACCGGGACGACAAGGCGCATTCCGGCGTACAGGCTGAAGGCGTAG
- a CDS encoding DUF2461 domain-containing protein, giving the protein MTTQTPKTPVAAGTIFSAAGLQFLNKLAQNNTRDWFKANQDEYENTLRTPALHFIEQMQPEIVAISPRLTAVAKKVGGSLMRPQRDSRFSKDKTPYKTNVGIQFRHFQGKDVHAPGLYLHIAEDGCFIAAGIWHPESKALNAIRACIDENPNAYQKALKTLHDNGFAMDGDSLVRPPRGYDNNHPLLAELKRKDYIAIKNIAFEDLCKPDVVDFCAEQFRHCAPLMAYLCFALELDF; this is encoded by the coding sequence ATGACGACTCAGACACCTAAAACGCCGGTTGCGGCAGGGACAATTTTTAGCGCCGCCGGTCTGCAATTTCTGAATAAACTCGCGCAGAACAACACCCGTGACTGGTTTAAGGCTAATCAGGACGAATACGAGAACACGCTGAGAACCCCGGCGCTGCACTTTATCGAACAGATGCAGCCTGAGATTGTTGCTATTTCTCCAAGGCTGACTGCCGTCGCCAAGAAAGTCGGTGGCAGCCTGATGCGCCCGCAGCGCGACAGCCGGTTCAGCAAAGATAAAACGCCTTACAAAACCAATGTCGGCATTCAGTTTCGTCACTTTCAGGGCAAAGACGTTCACGCGCCCGGCCTCTATCTGCACATCGCCGAAGACGGCTGTTTTATTGCAGCGGGGATCTGGCATCCGGAATCAAAAGCCTTAAACGCCATTCGGGCTTGCATTGATGAGAACCCGAATGCCTATCAAAAAGCCCTTAAGACATTGCACGATAACGGGTTTGCGATGGATGGCGACAGCCTGGTCCGTCCGCCAAGAGGCTACGACAATAACCACCCGCTGTTAGCTGAATTAAAACGCAAAGATTATATCGCGATCAAAAATATCGCCTTTGAAGACTTGTGCAAACCAGATGTTGTCGATTTTTGTGCAGAACAGTTCAGGCATTGTGCGCCACTGATGGCCTATTTATGTTTTGCGCTGGAACTCGATTTCTAA
- a CDS encoding sugar O-acetyltransferase, whose translation MRELEKMIQGLDYQINDAELREIRYQTRDKVDEFNALSARQAPEKDALIRTIFSEVGSNVHFEKGMRIDYGINTTLGNNVFINFNFVLLDCAPVTIGNNVFIGPDVQIYTAQHPLDIDLRREHIGSAQPVSIGNDVWIGGGCIILPGVTLGDGCTVGAGSVVTRSVPAGAVACGNPCRIIRDNAQGG comes from the coding sequence ATGCGTGAATTAGAAAAAATGATCCAAGGTTTGGATTACCAAATCAATGATGCGGAATTACGTGAAATTCGTTATCAGACCCGCGATAAAGTTGATGAGTTTAATGCGCTGAGTGCCCGCCAGGCGCCTGAGAAAGATGCGCTGATAAGAACGATTTTCAGTGAGGTGGGCAGCAATGTACATTTCGAAAAAGGCATGCGCATTGATTACGGTATCAATACCACGCTCGGCAATAATGTTTTCATCAATTTCAATTTTGTTCTGCTCGATTGCGCACCGGTCACGATAGGAAATAACGTTTTCATCGGGCCTGACGTGCAGATTTATACCGCACAACATCCGCTGGATATTGATCTGCGGCGTGAACATATTGGCAGCGCACAGCCGGTGAGTATCGGGAATGATGTCTGGATTGGCGGCGGTTGCATAATTTTGCCTGGCGTGACGCTGGGTGATGGTTGCACGGTTGGCGCTGGCAGTGTGGTGACCCGCTCTGTGCCTGCGGGCGCAGTCGCCTGTGGCAACCCATGCCGGATAATCCGTGATAATGCGCAGGGAGGCTGA
- a CDS encoding helix-turn-helix domain-containing protein, whose amino-acid sequence MPDLQRIVLNLKEFSVTLALAMKDPTTLKSEHDTSLLYATAALFEKLSPYLEFNIVPAQTRFDLFKNGTSYCYFVRNGWFSIHHSADPVLLGTLQLPGIIGIGGAIPESAGLYIESKVESEVAMTTVPEMHALINELDLWEMLSKHIFRMTGSIFTKGVLLTGNSSYEIIRFHLIELMNEPEEIRNITVAVTYVQQKTRLSRSTIMKMLAQLKQGGYVTLENGILKKVHKLPLKY is encoded by the coding sequence GTGCCCGACCTGCAGAGAATTGTGCTAAATTTAAAAGAATTCTCTGTCACCCTGGCACTTGCAATGAAAGACCCTACGACGCTGAAAAGTGAACACGATACAAGCCTGCTCTATGCAACGGCTGCACTGTTTGAGAAACTCAGCCCGTATCTGGAATTCAATATAGTTCCTGCGCAGACGCGCTTTGATTTATTCAAAAACGGTACGTCATATTGTTATTTCGTCCGCAATGGCTGGTTCAGCATTCATCACAGTGCCGATCCTGTTTTACTTGGCACATTACAGTTACCGGGCATTATCGGTATAGGCGGTGCGATACCGGAATCAGCGGGTTTGTATATTGAATCGAAGGTAGAATCAGAAGTGGCGATGACTACCGTTCCAGAAATGCACGCGTTAATTAATGAGCTTGATTTATGGGAGATGTTATCCAAACATATTTTCAGAATGACCGGCAGTATATTCACCAAAGGTGTATTGCTCACCGGTAATTCATCTTATGAAATCATTCGTTTTCATCTGATAGAACTGATGAATGAACCTGAGGAAATTCGTAATATTACCGTCGCCGTAACCTATGTTCAGCAAAAGACACGTCTTTCCCGCAGTACTATCATGAAAATGCTCGCCCAGTTAAAACAAGGTGGCTATGTCACCCTGGAAAACGGCATTCTCAAAAAAGTACATAAGCTGCCCCTGAAATACTGA
- a CDS encoding fimbrial protein — protein MNINVTGNIVAAPCSVDTGSVSRTVNFGQLIGTDLRTAGAASDWKPFQVRLNNCPATTVSATATFSGAVYPGDPALFLNSGSAANVAIQVVDDATKSSVKGSGSTMTVGIDPVQHNAIFALAGRVIAPAGSAGSGDINSVMLMTFTYQ, from the coding sequence GTGAATATCAACGTCACAGGGAATATCGTTGCCGCGCCCTGCTCTGTCGATACCGGTTCGGTCAGCCGGACGGTAAACTTCGGGCAATTAATCGGAACAGATTTACGTACTGCGGGTGCCGCTTCGGACTGGAAGCCCTTTCAGGTCAGACTGAACAATTGTCCCGCGACCACCGTGAGTGCAACCGCCACCTTTAGCGGCGCAGTGTATCCGGGCGATCCTGCGCTCTTTCTTAACAGCGGCTCTGCCGCCAATGTGGCGATTCAGGTGGTGGATGACGCCACAAAATCCAGCGTAAAAGGCAGCGGCAGTACAATGACGGTCGGTATTGATCCGGTTCAGCACAACGCCATTTTCGCCCTGGCCGGACGGGTTATCGCCCCCGCGGGCAGTGCCGGTTCCGGGGATATTAACAGCGTGATGCTCATGACGTTTACTTATCAGTAA
- a CDS encoding fimbrial protein encodes MMKIIKKIVMLAGLLAGLSFLSPAALAANTGCTSSPNIPGVATLGSIAVDASLPVGSTIPGTEKVFAFAGNCAAISGVPQGAVIITCYYGSGTEISGMPGVYNTGVSGIGITLVNSAGQRVVGAGTSCDTRNTPLGYISNTPGKTFSVSMTLALVKTSATIGTGSLNQSQTKFGIGMYNTGWGLGSSTDSSVSYAGNIIYRSVSCSTGSTVPVPLGDIPVNAFTGPGSTAGDRNFLIPVTCDNPVNITMSMSSPAYASKPDGVMAITSGTNNATGIGVQMLFNNMPVTFDNYFQAGAVSNSGGTLNAAFTARYYQVSDAVIPGQANASATVTLAYQ; translated from the coding sequence ATGATGAAAATAATCAAAAAAATAGTGATGCTGGCCGGTTTACTCGCCGGACTGAGTTTTCTTTCACCCGCTGCGCTGGCGGCCAATACCGGTTGCACCAGCTCGCCAAATATTCCGGGTGTCGCAACGCTCGGTAGTATCGCGGTGGATGCCAGTTTACCCGTTGGATCGACCATTCCCGGCACGGAGAAAGTGTTCGCTTTTGCCGGTAACTGCGCGGCAATCAGCGGCGTCCCTCAGGGCGCGGTGATCATCACCTGTTATTACGGTAGCGGGACAGAAATCAGCGGTATGCCCGGCGTTTATAATACCGGCGTCAGCGGCATTGGCATTACGCTGGTCAATTCCGCCGGACAACGTGTCGTGGGGGCGGGCACGAGCTGTGATACCCGCAACACGCCGCTGGGATATATTTCCAATACGCCCGGAAAAACATTTTCTGTCAGCATGACTCTGGCGCTGGTTAAAACGTCTGCCACCATCGGCACCGGCTCGCTTAACCAGTCGCAGACTAAATTCGGTATCGGCATGTATAACACCGGCTGGGGTCTGGGCAGTTCGACCGACAGCTCCGTTTCTTACGCGGGGAATATTATCTATCGAAGCGTTTCCTGCTCAACGGGAAGTACTGTCCCCGTTCCGCTGGGCGATATCCCGGTGAATGCCTTTACCGGCCCGGGTTCTACTGCAGGCGACAGAAACTTCCTCATTCCGGTGACCTGCGATAATCCGGTCAATATCACAATGAGCATGAGTTCCCCTGCCTATGCGTCTAAACCAGACGGCGTGATGGCTATCACCAGCGGCACCAACAATGCGACAGGCATTGGCGTACAAATGCTTTTCAATAATATGCCGGTGACGTTTGATAATTATTTTCAGGCTGGCGCTGTTTCAAATTCAGGTGGCACGCTGAACGCGGCATTCACTGCCCGCTATTATCAGGTCTCAGATGCGGTGATCCCGGGACAAGCCAACGCCTCCGCCACTGTCACACTGGCGTATCAATAA